The Macaca fascicularis isolate 582-1 chromosome 12, T2T-MFA8v1.1 genome has a segment encoding these proteins:
- the IWS1 gene encoding protein IWS1 homolog isoform X4, with protein sequence MITLFPRGPDRDPPEQDDGGATPVQDERDSGSDGEDDVNEQHSGSDTGSVERHSENEPSDREDGLTKGHHVTDSENDEPINLNASDSESEDLHRQKDSDSESEERAEPPASDSENEDVNQHGSDSESEETRKLPGSDSENEELLNGHASDSENEDVGKHPASDSEIEELQKSPASDSETEDALKPQISDSESEEPPRHQASDSENEEPPKPRMSDSESEELPKPQVSDSESEEPPRHQASDSENEELPKPRISDSESEDPPRHQATDSENEELPKPRISDSESEDPPRNQASDSENEELPKPRVSDSESEGPRKGPASDSETEDASRHKQKPESDDDSDRENKGEDTEMQNDSFHSDSHMDRKKFHSSDSEEEEPKKQKLDSDEDEKEGEEEKVAKRKAAVLSDSEDGEKASKKSRVVSDADDSDSDAVSDKSGKREKTIASDSEEEAGKELSDKKNEEKDLFGSDSESGNEEENLIADIFGESGDEEEEEFTGFNQEDLEEEKSETQVKEAEDSDSDDNIKRGKHMDFLSDFEMMLQRKKSMSGKRRRNRDGGTFISDADDVVSAMIVKMNEAAEEDRQLNNQKKPALKKLTLLPTVVMHLKKQDLKETFIDSGVMSAIKEWLSPLPDRSLPALKIREELLKILQELPSVSQETLKHSGIGRAVMYLYKHPKESRSNKDMAGKLINEWSRPIFGLTSNYKGMTREEREQRDLEQMPQRRRMNSTGGQTPRRDLEKVLTGEEKALRPGDPGFCARARVPMPSNKDYVVRPKWNVEMESSRPGILKKGLSRLEKHKRRFAEQKRLSKVHRAVKFSIEGNRMPL encoded by the exons AATGAACCTAGTGATCGAGAAGATGGCCTCACCAAAGGACATCATGTGACAGACTCTGAGAATGATGAGCCCATAAATCTTAATGCTAGTGACTCTGAAAGTGAGGACCTTCATAGGCAAAAGGACAGCGACTCTGAATCTGAGGAACGTGCAGAGCCTCCCGCAAGCGATTCTGAAAATGAGGATGTCAATCAGCACGGGAGCGACTCTGAGAGTGAAGAGACCAGGAAATTGCCTGGGAGTGACTCTGAAAATGAGGAGCTTCTTAATGGGCATGCAAGTGACTCAGAAAATGAAGATGTTGGGAAGCACCCCGCCAGTGATTCTGAGATTGAGGAGCTCCAGAAGAGTCCTGCTAGTGACTCTGAAACAGAAGATGCTCTAAAACCTCAAATCAGTGACTCTGAGAGTGAGGAACCCCCAAGGCACCAAGCCAGTGACTCCGAAAATGAGGAGCCTCCCAAACCTCGAATGAGTGATTCTGAAAGTGAGGAGCTTCCTAAACCTCAGGTCAGTGATTCGGAAAGTGAGGAACCCCCCAGGCACCAGGCCAGTGACTCTGAAAACGAGGAGCTTCCCAAACCTCGTATCAGTGACTCCGAAAGTGAGGACCCTCCGAGGCACCAGGCCACTGACTCAGAAAATGAAGAGCTTCCCAAACCCCGAATCAGTGATTCGGAAAGTGAGGATCCCCCAAGGAACCAGGCCAGTGATTCTGAAAACGAGGAGCTACCCAAACCCCGAGTCAGTGACTCTGAGAGCGAGGGGCCTCGGAAGGGACCTGCCAGTGACTCAGAAACTGAGGATGCGTCCAGACACAAACAGAAGCCAGAGTCAGATGATGACAGCGACAGGGAGAATAAGGGAGAGGATACAGAAATGCAGAATGACTCCTTCCACTCAGACAGCCATATGGACAGAAAAAAGTTTCACAGTTCTGATAGTGAGGAGGAAGAACCCAAAAAGCAAAAACTGGACAgtgatgaagatgagaaagagggCGAGGAGGAGAAAGTAGCGAAGAGAAAGGCGGCGGTGCTTTCCGATAGTGAGGATGGAGAGAAAGCAT CAAAGAAGAGCCGTGTTGTCTCTGATGCAGATGACTCTGACAGTGATGCTGTATCAGACAAGTCAGGCAAAAGAGAGAAGACCATAGCATCTGACAGTgaggaggaagctgggaaagAATTGTCtgataagaaaaatgaagagaaggatCTGTTTGGGAGTGACAGTGAGTCAGGCAATGAAGAAGA AAATCTTATTGCAGACATATTTGGAGAATCTGgtgatgaagaggaagaagaatttACA GGTTTTAACCAAGAAgatctggaagaagaaaaaagtgaaacacAGGTAAAAGAAGCAGAAGATTCAGATTCTGATGATAACATAAAGAGAGGAAAACA TATGGACTTTCTGTCGGATTTTGAGATGATGTTGCAGCGAAAAAAGAGCATGAGTGGCAAGCGCAGACGGAACCGTGATGGTGGCACCTTTATTAGTGACGCAGACGACGTCGTGAGCGCCATGATCGTCAAGATGAACGAAGCTGCTGAG gaAGACAGACAGTTGAACAATCAAAAAAAGCCGGCACTGAAAAAATTAACTTTACTGCCTACTGTAGTTATGCACCTTAAGAa GCAGGACCTTAAAGAAACATTCATTGACAGCGGTGTGATGTCTGCCATCAAAGAATGGCTCTCACCCCTACCAGACAGGAGCTTGCCTGCACTCAAGATCCGGGAGGAGCTGCTGAAGATCCTACAAGAG CTGCCTAGTGTGAGCCAGGAGACCCTGAAGCATAGTGGGATTGGACGAGCAGTGATGTATCTCTATAAACACCCCAAGGAATCAAGGTCCAACAAGGACATGGCAGGGAAATTAATCA ATGAGTGGTCTAGGCCTATATTTGGTCTTACCTCCAACTACAAAGGAATgacaagagaagaaagggagcaGAGAGATCTAGAACAGATGCCTCAACGACGAAGAATGAACAG CACTGGTGGTCAGACACCCAGAAGAGACCTGGAAAAGGTGCTGACAGGAGAGGAGAA GGCTCTTAGACCTGGAGATCCTGGATTCTGTGCCCGGGCAAGGGTCCCAATGCCCTCAAACAAGGACTATGTGGTCAGGCCCAAATGGAATGTGGAAATGGAGTCATCCAGG CCCGGTATTCTTAAAAAGGGCCTAAGCCGATTGGAAAAGCATAAGAGGCGATTTGCAGAACAGAAACGACTCAGCAAAGTGCATCGTGCTGTCAAGTTCAGCATTGAAGGCAACAGGATGCCCCTGTAG
- the IWS1 gene encoding protein IWS1 homolog isoform X13: MDSEYYSGDQSDDGGATPVQDERDSGSDGEDDVNEQHSGSDTGSVERHSENEPSDREDGLTKGHHVTDSENDEPINLNASDSESEDLHRQKDSDSESEERAEPPASDSENEDVNQHGSDSESEETRKLPGSDSENEELLNGHASDSENEDVGKHPASDSEIEELQKSPASDSETEDALKPQISDSESEEPPRHQASDSENEEPPKPRMSDSESEELPKPQVSDSESEEPPRHQASDSENEELPKPRISDSESEDPPRHQATDSENEELPKPRISDSESEDPPRNQASDSENEELPKPRVSDSESEGPRKGPASDSETEDASRHKQKPESDDDSDRENKGEDTEMQNDSFHSDSHMDRKKFHSSDSEEEEPKKQKLDSDEDEKEGEEEKVAKRKAAVLSDSEDGEKASAKKSRVVSDADDSDSDAVSDKSGKREKTIASDSEEEAGKELSDKKNEEKDLFGSDSESGNEEENLIADIFGESGDEEEEEFTE; the protein is encoded by the exons AATGAACCTAGTGATCGAGAAGATGGCCTCACCAAAGGACATCATGTGACAGACTCTGAGAATGATGAGCCCATAAATCTTAATGCTAGTGACTCTGAAAGTGAGGACCTTCATAGGCAAAAGGACAGCGACTCTGAATCTGAGGAACGTGCAGAGCCTCCCGCAAGCGATTCTGAAAATGAGGATGTCAATCAGCACGGGAGCGACTCTGAGAGTGAAGAGACCAGGAAATTGCCTGGGAGTGACTCTGAAAATGAGGAGCTTCTTAATGGGCATGCAAGTGACTCAGAAAATGAAGATGTTGGGAAGCACCCCGCCAGTGATTCTGAGATTGAGGAGCTCCAGAAGAGTCCTGCTAGTGACTCTGAAACAGAAGATGCTCTAAAACCTCAAATCAGTGACTCTGAGAGTGAGGAACCCCCAAGGCACCAAGCCAGTGACTCCGAAAATGAGGAGCCTCCCAAACCTCGAATGAGTGATTCTGAAAGTGAGGAGCTTCCTAAACCTCAGGTCAGTGATTCGGAAAGTGAGGAACCCCCCAGGCACCAGGCCAGTGACTCTGAAAACGAGGAGCTTCCCAAACCTCGTATCAGTGACTCCGAAAGTGAGGACCCTCCGAGGCACCAGGCCACTGACTCAGAAAATGAAGAGCTTCCCAAACCCCGAATCAGTGATTCGGAAAGTGAGGATCCCCCAAGGAACCAGGCCAGTGATTCTGAAAACGAGGAGCTACCCAAACCCCGAGTCAGTGACTCTGAGAGCGAGGGGCCTCGGAAGGGACCTGCCAGTGACTCAGAAACTGAGGATGCGTCCAGACACAAACAGAAGCCAGAGTCAGATGATGACAGCGACAGGGAGAATAAGGGAGAGGATACAGAAATGCAGAATGACTCCTTCCACTCAGACAGCCATATGGACAGAAAAAAGTTTCACAGTTCTGATAGTGAGGAGGAAGAACCCAAAAAGCAAAAACTGGACAgtgatgaagatgagaaagagggCGAGGAGGAGAAAGTAGCGAAGAGAAAGGCGGCGGTGCTTTCCGATAGTGAGGATGGAGAGAAAGCAT CAGCAAAGAAGAGCCGTGTTGTCTCTGATGCAGATGACTCTGACAGTGATGCTGTATCAGACAAGTCAGGCAAAAGAGAGAAGACCATAGCATCTGACAGTgaggaggaagctgggaaagAATTGTCtgataagaaaaatgaagagaaggatCTGTTTGGGAGTGACAGTGAGTCAGGCAATGAAGAAGA AAATCTTATTGCAGACATATTTGGAGAATCTGgtgatgaagaggaagaagaatttACA gaatga
- the IWS1 gene encoding protein IWS1 homolog isoform X6, producing the protein MDSEYYSGDQSDDGGATPVQDERDSGSDGEDDVNEQHSGSDTGSVERHSENEPSDREDGLTKGHHVTDSENDEPINLNASDSESEDLHRQKDSDSESEERAEPPASDSENEDVNQHGSDSESEETRKLPGSDSENEELLNGHASDSENEDVGKHPASDSEIEELQKSPASDSETEDALKPQISDSESEEPPRHQASDSENEEPPKPRMSDSESEELPKPQVSDSESEEPPRHQASDSENEELPKPRISDSESEDPPRHQATDSENEELPKPRISDSESEDPPRNQASDSENEELPKPRVSDSESEGPRKGPASDSETEDASRHKQKPESDDDSDRENKGEDTEMQNDSFHSDSHMDRKKFHSSDSEEEEPKKQKLDSDEDEKEGEEEKVAKRKAAVLSDSEDGEKASAKKSRVVSDADDSDSDAVSDKSGKREKTIASDSEEEAGKELSDKKNEEKDLFGSDSESGNEEENLIADIFGESGDEEEEEFTGFNQEDLEEEKSETQVKEAEDSDSDDNIKRGKHMDFLSDFEMMLQRKKSMSGKRRRNRDGGTFISDADDVVSAMIVKMNEAAEEDRQLNNQKKPALKKLTLLPTVVMHLKKQDLKETFIDSGVMSAIKEWLSPLPDRSLPALKIREELLKILQELPSVSQETLKHSGIGRAVMYLYKHPKESRSNKDMAGKLINEWSRPIFGLTSNYKGMTREEREQRDLEQMPQRRRMNSTGGQTPRRDLEKVLTGEEKALRPGDPGFCARARVPMPSNKDYVVRPKWNVEMESSRPGILKKGLSRLEKHKRRFAEQKRLSKVHRAVKFSIEGNRMPL; encoded by the exons AATGAACCTAGTGATCGAGAAGATGGCCTCACCAAAGGACATCATGTGACAGACTCTGAGAATGATGAGCCCATAAATCTTAATGCTAGTGACTCTGAAAGTGAGGACCTTCATAGGCAAAAGGACAGCGACTCTGAATCTGAGGAACGTGCAGAGCCTCCCGCAAGCGATTCTGAAAATGAGGATGTCAATCAGCACGGGAGCGACTCTGAGAGTGAAGAGACCAGGAAATTGCCTGGGAGTGACTCTGAAAATGAGGAGCTTCTTAATGGGCATGCAAGTGACTCAGAAAATGAAGATGTTGGGAAGCACCCCGCCAGTGATTCTGAGATTGAGGAGCTCCAGAAGAGTCCTGCTAGTGACTCTGAAACAGAAGATGCTCTAAAACCTCAAATCAGTGACTCTGAGAGTGAGGAACCCCCAAGGCACCAAGCCAGTGACTCCGAAAATGAGGAGCCTCCCAAACCTCGAATGAGTGATTCTGAAAGTGAGGAGCTTCCTAAACCTCAGGTCAGTGATTCGGAAAGTGAGGAACCCCCCAGGCACCAGGCCAGTGACTCTGAAAACGAGGAGCTTCCCAAACCTCGTATCAGTGACTCCGAAAGTGAGGACCCTCCGAGGCACCAGGCCACTGACTCAGAAAATGAAGAGCTTCCCAAACCCCGAATCAGTGATTCGGAAAGTGAGGATCCCCCAAGGAACCAGGCCAGTGATTCTGAAAACGAGGAGCTACCCAAACCCCGAGTCAGTGACTCTGAGAGCGAGGGGCCTCGGAAGGGACCTGCCAGTGACTCAGAAACTGAGGATGCGTCCAGACACAAACAGAAGCCAGAGTCAGATGATGACAGCGACAGGGAGAATAAGGGAGAGGATACAGAAATGCAGAATGACTCCTTCCACTCAGACAGCCATATGGACAGAAAAAAGTTTCACAGTTCTGATAGTGAGGAGGAAGAACCCAAAAAGCAAAAACTGGACAgtgatgaagatgagaaagagggCGAGGAGGAGAAAGTAGCGAAGAGAAAGGCGGCGGTGCTTTCCGATAGTGAGGATGGAGAGAAAGCAT CAGCAAAGAAGAGCCGTGTTGTCTCTGATGCAGATGACTCTGACAGTGATGCTGTATCAGACAAGTCAGGCAAAAGAGAGAAGACCATAGCATCTGACAGTgaggaggaagctgggaaagAATTGTCtgataagaaaaatgaagagaaggatCTGTTTGGGAGTGACAGTGAGTCAGGCAATGAAGAAGA AAATCTTATTGCAGACATATTTGGAGAATCTGgtgatgaagaggaagaagaatttACA GGTTTTAACCAAGAAgatctggaagaagaaaaaagtgaaacacAGGTAAAAGAAGCAGAAGATTCAGATTCTGATGATAACATAAAGAGAGGAAAACA TATGGACTTTCTGTCGGATTTTGAGATGATGTTGCAGCGAAAAAAGAGCATGAGTGGCAAGCGCAGACGGAACCGTGATGGTGGCACCTTTATTAGTGACGCAGACGACGTCGTGAGCGCCATGATCGTCAAGATGAACGAAGCTGCTGAG gaAGACAGACAGTTGAACAATCAAAAAAAGCCGGCACTGAAAAAATTAACTTTACTGCCTACTGTAGTTATGCACCTTAAGAa GCAGGACCTTAAAGAAACATTCATTGACAGCGGTGTGATGTCTGCCATCAAAGAATGGCTCTCACCCCTACCAGACAGGAGCTTGCCTGCACTCAAGATCCGGGAGGAGCTGCTGAAGATCCTACAAGAG CTGCCTAGTGTGAGCCAGGAGACCCTGAAGCATAGTGGGATTGGACGAGCAGTGATGTATCTCTATAAACACCCCAAGGAATCAAGGTCCAACAAGGACATGGCAGGGAAATTAATCA ATGAGTGGTCTAGGCCTATATTTGGTCTTACCTCCAACTACAAAGGAATgacaagagaagaaagggagcaGAGAGATCTAGAACAGATGCCTCAACGACGAAGAATGAACAG CACTGGTGGTCAGACACCCAGAAGAGACCTGGAAAAGGTGCTGACAGGAGAGGAGAA GGCTCTTAGACCTGGAGATCCTGGATTCTGTGCCCGGGCAAGGGTCCCAATGCCCTCAAACAAGGACTATGTGGTCAGGCCCAAATGGAATGTGGAAATGGAGTCATCCAGG CCCGGTATTCTTAAAAAGGGCCTAAGCCGATTGGAAAAGCATAAGAGGCGATTTGCAGAACAGAAACGACTCAGCAAAGTGCATCGTGCTGTCAAGTTCAGCATTGAAGGCAACAGGATGCCCCTGTAG
- the IWS1 gene encoding protein IWS1 homolog isoform X3: MITLFPRGPDRDPPEQDDGGATPVQDERDSGSDGEDDVNEQHSGSDTGSVERHSENEPSDREDGLTKGHHVTDSENDEPINLNASDSESEDLHRQKDSDSESEERAEPPASDSENEDVNQHGSDSESEETRKLPGSDSENEELLNGHASDSENEDVGKHPASDSEIEELQKSPASDSETEDALKPQISDSESEEPPRHQASDSENEEPPKPRMSDSESEELPKPQVSDSESEEPPRHQASDSENEELPKPRISDSESEDPPRHQATDSENEELPKPRISDSESEDPPRNQASDSENEELPKPRVSDSESEGPRKGPASDSETEDASRHKQKPESDDDSDRENKGEDTEMQNDSFHSDSHMDRKKFHSSDSEEEEPKKQKLDSDEDEKEGEEEKVAKRKAAVLSDSEDGEKASKKSRVVSDADDSDSDAVSDKSGKREKTIASDSEEEAGKELSDKKNEEKDLFGSDSESGNEEENLIADIFGESGDEEEEEFTGFNQEDLEEEKSETQVKEAEDSDSDDNIKRGKHMDFLSDFEMMLQRKKSMSGKRRRNRDGGTFISDADDVVSAMIVKMNEAAEEDRQLNNQKKPALKKLTLLPTVVMHLKKQDLKETFIDSGVMSAIKEWLSPLPDRSLPALKIREELLKILQELPSVSQETLKHSGIGRAVMYLYKHPKESRSNKDMAGKLINEWSRPIFGLTSNYKGMTREEREQRDLEQMPQRRRMNSTGGQTPRRDLEKVLTGEEKALRPGDPGFCARARVPMPSNKDYVVRPKWNVEMESSRFQATSKKGISRLDKQMRKFTDIRKKSRSAHAVKISIEGNKMPL, encoded by the exons AATGAACCTAGTGATCGAGAAGATGGCCTCACCAAAGGACATCATGTGACAGACTCTGAGAATGATGAGCCCATAAATCTTAATGCTAGTGACTCTGAAAGTGAGGACCTTCATAGGCAAAAGGACAGCGACTCTGAATCTGAGGAACGTGCAGAGCCTCCCGCAAGCGATTCTGAAAATGAGGATGTCAATCAGCACGGGAGCGACTCTGAGAGTGAAGAGACCAGGAAATTGCCTGGGAGTGACTCTGAAAATGAGGAGCTTCTTAATGGGCATGCAAGTGACTCAGAAAATGAAGATGTTGGGAAGCACCCCGCCAGTGATTCTGAGATTGAGGAGCTCCAGAAGAGTCCTGCTAGTGACTCTGAAACAGAAGATGCTCTAAAACCTCAAATCAGTGACTCTGAGAGTGAGGAACCCCCAAGGCACCAAGCCAGTGACTCCGAAAATGAGGAGCCTCCCAAACCTCGAATGAGTGATTCTGAAAGTGAGGAGCTTCCTAAACCTCAGGTCAGTGATTCGGAAAGTGAGGAACCCCCCAGGCACCAGGCCAGTGACTCTGAAAACGAGGAGCTTCCCAAACCTCGTATCAGTGACTCCGAAAGTGAGGACCCTCCGAGGCACCAGGCCACTGACTCAGAAAATGAAGAGCTTCCCAAACCCCGAATCAGTGATTCGGAAAGTGAGGATCCCCCAAGGAACCAGGCCAGTGATTCTGAAAACGAGGAGCTACCCAAACCCCGAGTCAGTGACTCTGAGAGCGAGGGGCCTCGGAAGGGACCTGCCAGTGACTCAGAAACTGAGGATGCGTCCAGACACAAACAGAAGCCAGAGTCAGATGATGACAGCGACAGGGAGAATAAGGGAGAGGATACAGAAATGCAGAATGACTCCTTCCACTCAGACAGCCATATGGACAGAAAAAAGTTTCACAGTTCTGATAGTGAGGAGGAAGAACCCAAAAAGCAAAAACTGGACAgtgatgaagatgagaaagagggCGAGGAGGAGAAAGTAGCGAAGAGAAAGGCGGCGGTGCTTTCCGATAGTGAGGATGGAGAGAAAGCAT CAAAGAAGAGCCGTGTTGTCTCTGATGCAGATGACTCTGACAGTGATGCTGTATCAGACAAGTCAGGCAAAAGAGAGAAGACCATAGCATCTGACAGTgaggaggaagctgggaaagAATTGTCtgataagaaaaatgaagagaaggatCTGTTTGGGAGTGACAGTGAGTCAGGCAATGAAGAAGA AAATCTTATTGCAGACATATTTGGAGAATCTGgtgatgaagaggaagaagaatttACA GGTTTTAACCAAGAAgatctggaagaagaaaaaagtgaaacacAGGTAAAAGAAGCAGAAGATTCAGATTCTGATGATAACATAAAGAGAGGAAAACA TATGGACTTTCTGTCGGATTTTGAGATGATGTTGCAGCGAAAAAAGAGCATGAGTGGCAAGCGCAGACGGAACCGTGATGGTGGCACCTTTATTAGTGACGCAGACGACGTCGTGAGCGCCATGATCGTCAAGATGAACGAAGCTGCTGAG gaAGACAGACAGTTGAACAATCAAAAAAAGCCGGCACTGAAAAAATTAACTTTACTGCCTACTGTAGTTATGCACCTTAAGAa GCAGGACCTTAAAGAAACATTCATTGACAGCGGTGTGATGTCTGCCATCAAAGAATGGCTCTCACCCCTACCAGACAGGAGCTTGCCTGCACTCAAGATCCGGGAGGAGCTGCTGAAGATCCTACAAGAG CTGCCTAGTGTGAGCCAGGAGACCCTGAAGCATAGTGGGATTGGACGAGCAGTGATGTATCTCTATAAACACCCCAAGGAATCAAGGTCCAACAAGGACATGGCAGGGAAATTAATCA ATGAGTGGTCTAGGCCTATATTTGGTCTTACCTCCAACTACAAAGGAATgacaagagaagaaagggagcaGAGAGATCTAGAACAGATGCCTCAACGACGAAGAATGAACAG CACTGGTGGTCAGACACCCAGAAGAGACCTGGAAAAGGTGCTGACAGGAGAGGAGAA GGCTCTTAGACCTGGAGATCCTGGATTCTGTGCCCGGGCAAGGGTCCCAATGCCCTCAAACAAGGACTATGTGGTCAGGCCCAAATGGAATGTGGAAATGGAGTCATCCAGG TTTCAGGCGACCTCCAAGAAGGGTATCAGTCGACTGGATAAACAGATGAGAAAGTTCACAGATATCAGGAAAAAAAGCAGATCTGCCCACGCAGTGAAAATCAGCATTGAGGGCAACAAAATGCCATTGTGA
- the IWS1 gene encoding protein IWS1 homolog isoform X5 — MDSEYYSGDQSDDGGATPVQDERDSGSDGEDDVNEQHSGSDTGSVERHSENEPSDREDGLTKGHHVTDSENDEPINLNASDSESEDLHRQKDSDSESEERAEPPASDSENEDVNQHGSDSESEETRKLPGSDSENEELLNGHASDSENEDVGKHPASDSEIEELQKSPASDSETEDALKPQISDSESEEPPRHQASDSENEEPPKPRMSDSESEELPKPQVSDSESEEPPRHQASDSENEELPKPRISDSESEDPPRHQATDSENEELPKPRISDSESEDPPRNQASDSENEELPKPRVSDSESEGPRKGPASDSETEDASRHKQKPESDDDSDRENKGEDTEMQNDSFHSDSHMDRKKFHSSDSEEEEPKKQKLDSDEDEKEGEEEKVAKRKAAVLSDSEDGEKASAKKSRVVSDADDSDSDAVSDKSGKREKTIASDSEEEAGKELSDKKNEEKDLFGSDSESGNEEENLIADIFGESGDEEEEEFTGFNQEDLEEEKSETQVKEAEDSDSDDNIKRGKHMDFLSDFEMMLQRKKSMSGKRRRNRDGGTFISDADDVVSAMIVKMNEAAEEDRQLNNQKKPALKKLTLLPTVVMHLKKQDLKETFIDSGVMSAIKEWLSPLPDRSLPALKIREELLKILQELPSVSQETLKHSGIGRAVMYLYKHPKESRSNKDMAGKLINEWSRPIFGLTSNYKGMTREEREQRDLEQMPQRRRMNSTGGQTPRRDLEKVLTGEEKALRPGDPGFCARARVPMPSNKDYVVRPKWNVEMESSRFQATSKKGISRLDKQMRKFTDIRKKSRSAHAVKISIEGNKMPL; from the exons AATGAACCTAGTGATCGAGAAGATGGCCTCACCAAAGGACATCATGTGACAGACTCTGAGAATGATGAGCCCATAAATCTTAATGCTAGTGACTCTGAAAGTGAGGACCTTCATAGGCAAAAGGACAGCGACTCTGAATCTGAGGAACGTGCAGAGCCTCCCGCAAGCGATTCTGAAAATGAGGATGTCAATCAGCACGGGAGCGACTCTGAGAGTGAAGAGACCAGGAAATTGCCTGGGAGTGACTCTGAAAATGAGGAGCTTCTTAATGGGCATGCAAGTGACTCAGAAAATGAAGATGTTGGGAAGCACCCCGCCAGTGATTCTGAGATTGAGGAGCTCCAGAAGAGTCCTGCTAGTGACTCTGAAACAGAAGATGCTCTAAAACCTCAAATCAGTGACTCTGAGAGTGAGGAACCCCCAAGGCACCAAGCCAGTGACTCCGAAAATGAGGAGCCTCCCAAACCTCGAATGAGTGATTCTGAAAGTGAGGAGCTTCCTAAACCTCAGGTCAGTGATTCGGAAAGTGAGGAACCCCCCAGGCACCAGGCCAGTGACTCTGAAAACGAGGAGCTTCCCAAACCTCGTATCAGTGACTCCGAAAGTGAGGACCCTCCGAGGCACCAGGCCACTGACTCAGAAAATGAAGAGCTTCCCAAACCCCGAATCAGTGATTCGGAAAGTGAGGATCCCCCAAGGAACCAGGCCAGTGATTCTGAAAACGAGGAGCTACCCAAACCCCGAGTCAGTGACTCTGAGAGCGAGGGGCCTCGGAAGGGACCTGCCAGTGACTCAGAAACTGAGGATGCGTCCAGACACAAACAGAAGCCAGAGTCAGATGATGACAGCGACAGGGAGAATAAGGGAGAGGATACAGAAATGCAGAATGACTCCTTCCACTCAGACAGCCATATGGACAGAAAAAAGTTTCACAGTTCTGATAGTGAGGAGGAAGAACCCAAAAAGCAAAAACTGGACAgtgatgaagatgagaaagagggCGAGGAGGAGAAAGTAGCGAAGAGAAAGGCGGCGGTGCTTTCCGATAGTGAGGATGGAGAGAAAGCAT CAGCAAAGAAGAGCCGTGTTGTCTCTGATGCAGATGACTCTGACAGTGATGCTGTATCAGACAAGTCAGGCAAAAGAGAGAAGACCATAGCATCTGACAGTgaggaggaagctgggaaagAATTGTCtgataagaaaaatgaagagaaggatCTGTTTGGGAGTGACAGTGAGTCAGGCAATGAAGAAGA AAATCTTATTGCAGACATATTTGGAGAATCTGgtgatgaagaggaagaagaatttACA GGTTTTAACCAAGAAgatctggaagaagaaaaaagtgaaacacAGGTAAAAGAAGCAGAAGATTCAGATTCTGATGATAACATAAAGAGAGGAAAACA TATGGACTTTCTGTCGGATTTTGAGATGATGTTGCAGCGAAAAAAGAGCATGAGTGGCAAGCGCAGACGGAACCGTGATGGTGGCACCTTTATTAGTGACGCAGACGACGTCGTGAGCGCCATGATCGTCAAGATGAACGAAGCTGCTGAG gaAGACAGACAGTTGAACAATCAAAAAAAGCCGGCACTGAAAAAATTAACTTTACTGCCTACTGTAGTTATGCACCTTAAGAa GCAGGACCTTAAAGAAACATTCATTGACAGCGGTGTGATGTCTGCCATCAAAGAATGGCTCTCACCCCTACCAGACAGGAGCTTGCCTGCACTCAAGATCCGGGAGGAGCTGCTGAAGATCCTACAAGAG CTGCCTAGTGTGAGCCAGGAGACCCTGAAGCATAGTGGGATTGGACGAGCAGTGATGTATCTCTATAAACACCCCAAGGAATCAAGGTCCAACAAGGACATGGCAGGGAAATTAATCA ATGAGTGGTCTAGGCCTATATTTGGTCTTACCTCCAACTACAAAGGAATgacaagagaagaaagggagcaGAGAGATCTAGAACAGATGCCTCAACGACGAAGAATGAACAG CACTGGTGGTCAGACACCCAGAAGAGACCTGGAAAAGGTGCTGACAGGAGAGGAGAA GGCTCTTAGACCTGGAGATCCTGGATTCTGTGCCCGGGCAAGGGTCCCAATGCCCTCAAACAAGGACTATGTGGTCAGGCCCAAATGGAATGTGGAAATGGAGTCATCCAGG TTTCAGGCGACCTCCAAGAAGGGTATCAGTCGACTGGATAAACAGATGAGAAAGTTCACAGATATCAGGAAAAAAAGCAGATCTGCCCACGCAGTGAAAATCAGCATTGAGGGCAACAAAATGCCATTGTGA